TGGGCGACTATGTGTGCATCGCCCCATGGAATGACGTCGCGGCGTTTGACGCGGTGATGGCCGCCTACGGCTCTGAGCTGGCCGCGGTCATTCTGGAGCCGGTGTCCTACAACATGGGCTGCGTCCCCGCCGAGCGGGCTTTCCTGGAGCACGTCCGGCTCAAGACCGCATCTAACGGCACGGTGCTGATCTTTGACGAGATCCTCTCCGGGTTTCGCACCGGGGTGGACTGCATGCAGGGGCACTATGGCGTCACGCCGGACCTGTGCACGCTGGGCAAAGCCATCGCCAACGGAGTGCCGATCGCGGTGCTGGCCGGCAAGCAGGCGTTCATGGACGAGCTGGCACCGACCGGAGCGGTGGCGCAAAGCGGTACGTACAGCGGCCATCAGTTCGGTGTTCAGGCGGCGCTGGCCACGCTGGACGAGCTGCAGGAGCCCGGCTTTTATCGTCGCCAGGAGGCGCTCGCAGCACAGCTCTATGGCGGCCTGGCCGCGCTGCTGAAGGATCACCGGGTGGTCGGTCGGGTTCAGGGACTTGGTGCCCGTTTCGGACTATACTTTGGGGTGGGTTCCGAGGTGCGGAACTATCACGATGCTTCGCGGCGTGATGTGCAGGCGATGCATCGCTTTGTCCGCGGCTGCTATGCCCGTGGGGTTTACTTTCAGACCATCGGCCACGCCATCGGCCATTCGGGCTTCAACGGGGCCTGCACCGAAGGGGACATCACCTGGGCGCTGGAGCAGTTCGATGCGGTACTCGGAGATATGCGCCGCGAGGGCGTCGGCGGCTAGTTGGAACGGTCGTTAAAGCAATGACCGGCCCAGATCGGCGCCGGTCGCAAACCGAATCTAATGGAGGCAAGTCATGGTAGCCAAGGTCAAGATCACGGTAGCCAAGCGCACGTCGAACGCGGATCTCATCGCGGCGTACGGCAACAAGGTGCTGCCGCAATGCGACGTGCTGAAGGATGGACAAGAATTCATCTCGGAAGAATTCAAGGTCCCGCCGGGGTTCTGCCCCTGGGCGTGGGTAGACATCCAGCGCGACGTCGTCGTGCTCGCCTGCGGTGGCAACTTTGATTGGGTGAAGCAGAAGGGGCTCGGCTTTTCGAGCTGCACGGACGGTTTTCGGCCGGTGGTGTTCCGACTCGAGCGCATTGAGTAGAGCCGCGGTGGCAGCCCGCACTCACGGGGCTGGCAGGAGCAAAGCGGTATGAGGCTTGAAGGCAAGGTGACGCTGGTCTCGGGAGGCAGCTCGGGCATCGGCCGGGCGACGGCCATGCTGATGGCCAACGAGGGCGCCCGGGTCGTTCTCGCGTGCCGCGACCAGGCGCGCGGCGACGAGGTCGTGCGGGAGATCCGCGCGCAGGGCGGTCAAGCGAGCCTGGTGCGCTGT
This window of the Chloroflexi bacterium ADurb.Bin180 genome carries:
- the hemL gene encoding Glutamate-1-semialdehyde 2,1-aminomutase; translated protein: MTSNQENLYARARQHLVAGVGAAGRFNGSLGHPVYFARGDGAYLWDVDGRRYLDLNCSHGATILGHNHASTRAAIIRALDAGVLAACETESTVALAERIGSFLPCAERVRYLPSGTEVTLVALRLARAATGRSRILRFEGHFHGMHELVHYAPREPLDASRPFALGNPATAGVPREMGDYVCIAPWNDVAAFDAVMAAYGSELAAVILEPVSYNMGCVPAERAFLEHVRLKTASNGTVLIFDEILSGFRTGVDCMQGHYGVTPDLCTLGKAIANGVPIAVLAGKQAFMDELAPTGAVAQSGTYSGHQFGVQAALATLDELQEPGFYRRQEALAAQLYGGLAALLKDHRVVGRVQGLGARFGLYFGVGSEVRNYHDASRRDVQAMHRFVRGCYARGVYFQTIGHAIGHSGFNGACTEGDITWALEQFDAVLGDMRREGVGG